One Cicer arietinum cultivar CDC Frontier isolate Library 1 chromosome 8, Cicar.CDCFrontier_v2.0, whole genome shotgun sequence DNA segment encodes these proteins:
- the UGT88E8 gene encoding UDP-glycosyltransferase 1 → MKDTIVLYPAYGSGHLMSMVELGKLILTHHPSFSITILILTPPNNKNNDSTTQYIASISNKFPSINFHFIPSISLTLTLPPHLQTLELSPLCNHHVHNIFQSISKTTNIKGVILDFLNYSASQINNILDIPTYFYFTSAASMLSLFLHLPTYHKKATKAIKDFNIDTPIELPGLPTLFVDDYPDDGKDPTSPGYQTLLECAKVFRESDGVIINTFDAFESKAIKALRDGSCVPDGTSPLIFCIGPVISTLYDTDEHQCMSWLDLQPCQSVVLLSFGSMGRFSKAQLNEIALGLEKSKQIFLWVVRSELDLDELSLDELLPEGFLERTKEKGMVVRNWAPQRAILSHDSVGGLVTHCGWNSILEAICEGVPMITWPLYAEQNLNRVILVKETKIALKLNESADKFVSASELGERVIELMESDKGKNIRERILKMKISANEARGGSGSSLVDLKRLGDSWKELDSCNKLSPNSPFLIY, encoded by the coding sequence ATGAAAGACACTATAGTACTTTACCCTGCTTATGGGAGTGGACACTTAATGTCTATGGTTGAATTAGGAAAACTCATTCTAACCCATCACCCTTCATTTTCCATCACAATTCTCATCCTCACACCACCCAACAATAAGAATAATGATTCCACCACTCAATACATTGCCTCTATCTCTAACAAATTTCCCTCCATAAACTTTCATTTTATTCCTTCCATTTCACTCACTTTAACACTCCCACCTCACTTACAAACCCTTGAACTCTCCCCTCTTTGCAACCATCATGTTCACAATATTTTTCAATCCATTTCAAAAACCACAAACATCAAAGGTGTTATTTTGGATTTCCTCAATTATAGTGCTTCACAAATTAACAACATACTTGATATCCCTACTTACTTTTACTTCACCTCAGCAGCTTCTATGCTATCACTTTTTCTTCACCTTCCAACTTATCACAAAAAAGCCACAAAAGCTATAAAAGACTTTAACATTGACACACCTATTGAACTCCCTGGGTTGCCGACGTTATTCGTTGATGACTACCCCGACGATGGGAAGGATCCAACTAGTCCAGGTTACCAAACTTTGCTTGAATGTGCTAAAGTATTTAGGGAAAGTGATGGAGTTATTATAAACACTTTTGATGCTTTTGAAAGTAAAGCTATTAAAGCTTTAAGAGATGGGTCGTGTGTTCCAGACGGAACCTCTCCGTTGATTTTTTGCATTGGACCAGTGATTTCAACCTTGTATGATACAGACGAACATCAATGTATGAGTTGGCTCGACTTGCAGCCCTGTCAAAGCGTTGTGTTGTTGAGCTTTGGGAGCATGGGGAGATTTTCTAAGGCTCAATTGAATGAGATAGCACTTGGATTGGAGAAAAGTAAGCAAATATTCTTGTGGGTTGTTAGAAGCGAGTTAGATTTAGATGAATTGAGTTTGGACGAGTTGTTGCCGGAAGGATTTTTGGAGAGGACAAAGGAGAAGGGAATGGTGGTGAGGAACTGGGCCCCACAAAGAGCAATATTGAGTCATGATTCAGTGGGTGGGTTGGTGACTCATTGTGGGTGGAATTCAATTTTGGAAGCTATTTGTGAAGGAGTTCCAATGATTACATGGCCGCTTTACGCTGAACAAAATCTTAATAGAGTGATTTTGGTGAAGGAAACAAAAATTGCATTGAAACTAAACGAGTCAGCGGACAAATTTGTAAGTGCATCTGAGTTAGGGGAGCGAGTTATTGAGTTGATGGAATCAGATAAAGGAAAAAATATTAGAGAAAGGattttgaagatgaaaataagtGCTAACGAGGCAAGAGGAGGAAGTGGATCTTCTCTTGTTGATTTGAAAAGGTTGGGAGATTCATGGAAGGAGCTTGATTCTTGCAACAAATTATCTCCGAATTCCCCATTCCTTATTTATTGA